A region of Necator americanus strain Aroian chromosome I, whole genome shotgun sequence DNA encodes the following proteins:
- a CDS encoding hypothetical protein (NECATOR_CHRI.G2375.T4) produces the protein MRLLLWKGVLVKKRQKFWLAIELLVPLILFVMLALVRTRDFTDFKTQCHYDSKGFPSAGLLPFLHSFLCSFSNTCHLSPTTGDEKQFIHNETDPNESLLVDLLYYSSLQLEWIGKNPAEFSRLLNSFTRLISIIAKMNSTHMELPKTRELFEPSFNLPDNLEQLGIFRNVSDVLMESRLTPVFFVEAYSYARELGSLDHLDLLSTVFDPIPILCNETIFNESFVLPPNASLSAEDRSSLCDVSPLAFLSMFRMDHLQNLVTGSSSPSNNHTEETGSIADLLRLFLTSAQLLVQQPLYEGFLKWSDSLPMSFSNISSMIFCGANPFETSTEGLGPLSPKVETPFDELRKELVEFIEKIVPGQQEHDKRFCHGVWVRDDMNCSSLESAVMQRLRPILTGYILVAPQSPVVEEMIDILNNPLRLLDFLRKKLYEYPELSDNLQSAFYESDLRAASMNILEFIRASHKQHPEWLKRLEFVLGHIFGPPSDPYSFGAVTKNLTATVNKYTTCFLTDRFVTVANESAMEEAAVCLTEYQQYFTGIVIVNMTDNATEFESLTTYKIRHLSTLVDNTYSYADSPRRIFDRNMPFNDLKYLTYGFSFLQEAIDRAIISMRSNSSHSLGMYSQQEPYPCLSYDTFNVSVFLGLFVILSYIIPAALLVKNIVYEKELRLKEQMRIMGLGDMVHLWSWAIISLVLNLTSTFIIAIIVKYGHLLTADFSLVFVFLSLFVISSIALCILLSTFFSNANISTAATCLIYFLFFFPFQLSVKAKNKAFTQFTLIFPQTTLGYGMTMLALFSDVDQATWSYLSGIYLDAYAVGLTECMIAFALQTVVFIILAWYKSAVSPGIYGVSLPWHFCLTKNYWFPSSVGVSDYSSTFDSQPAGDTFDVEPTYLNMTVHITGMSKIYSNGTKALDQLNLRLYEDQITALLGHNGAGKTTTMSILCGLYSPTSGSAFIYGRDIRTEIQRVRDILGVCPQYNVLFSLLTVSEQLKLFAALKGTPDSQLKHEVTEILNAVSLVEKADALASTLSGGMKRRLCIGIALVGGSRFVILDEPTAGVDVTSRQEIWTLLQNNKKGRTILLSTHHMDEADILADRIAILSEGRLISLGTSIFLKNKFGDSFQIFACKKERTIDYRAIVARITTEASIPIRLSDETEEELVFSIPIATDSHKLEKFFTFFDSQKDLYLIGEYGISAPTLQEIFVRLSPQREYIVPRHKAGILGKLRRKLHASQVEADQQQLVRTPASANENVDAGSSRGVPPAVFEDELMPPLLFGWNLTRSHTKAILKSRCQYTIRSKKHILFEVILPICLLFSCELYAKIQFSGTTPSLVTSQPQLPLIEEMYGNDSYSYVSLWDRDPSSVSYQIMKSFEDSPNMGTRCVNNVPVFRRQPASGCDYEGGNGTFNWNANETDTPYNEDLNCQCSASHTWNCTAEDYPLDSLPSLVLNTTMQVWDLSYRNISQMRMATRWTSNETDDIFPILGGLSLGHTSLRARSSADVQLGIQGWSALVAGLNESAFVLNVNITKSEAPQIYDPFLNNMTMTDFVARVLGSMETQQNVKAWFNNKFYTTLPVYTSFLSNALLRIEAESVDPSDLGIITINHPMNQTVRSSFDSEGSKKLIVFRIVLIMLVLCVIPAGFTVFLVEDRICDAFHLQLVSGLSRRTYWIAGYFFDMTIYIVSLIIILLIYVIFDVKEFAYSFEAVCCFFLVFLLYGFCAVLWAYVLQRRFEIPALSFVLISIGTFFVGIVASLTVMVIEQLMQKDPTLVTPHTICSMVFLIFPQYNLGMAIFRGSFVFQLIQIGENYLKELHRTDLLSSLPIPSLLEWNLMGKHCLCLVIHILVAALALFVLENESFGFLRKWEKVRTKRLLETSKGVSDDDVIAEKTKVDEIEDAEENPLIVKDLAKAYSRNSLAVRNVSFAVDRGECFGLLGLNGAGKTTTFAMLTQKIRPGTGAVHIHGRRLTSGDRSSFDQVGYCPQFDALNMKLTTNENIELFARIRGIPEAHIKPLVSRLLVSLHLSPYSATVTSALSGGNRRKLSVAIALISHPSLVLLDEPSAGMDPGSQQFLWKVIDQLRKSGKAVVITSHSMEECEALCTRIAIMDKGQIRCIGSKQHLKNKFGEGHSLTVKMKCQSDARLAAEFILAHLKGAKIESIHCSTLFLHVDREISTISGIYRVVNQLKKQFSVEDFSLSQSTLAEVFHALASRLVMRVLKKVVSATNREPYKNRNIIMLSVYHITNEF, from the exons TTTTGGTTGGCCATTGAGCTGCTCGTTCCGCTAATCCTCTTTGTCATGTTGGCTCTGGTTCGTACGAGGGATTTTACCGACTTCAAGACGCAGT GTCATTACGACTCAAAGGGATTTCCATCAGCCGGTCTTCTTCCATTCctccattcatttttatgcTCATTTTCGAATACTTGTCATCTGTCACCGACAACTGGAGATGAAAAGCAGTTTATTCACAACGAAACTGATCCTAACGAGtcttt ACTCGTTGACTTATTATATTACTCATCACTTCAACTGGAATGGATTGGTAAAAATCCTGCTGAATTCTCTCGTTTACTCAATAGTTTTACTCGGTTAATTAGCATTATTGCTAAGATGAATAGTACGCATATGGAGCTACCGAAAACGCGAGAG ctttttgaACCTTCCTTCAATCTACCTGACAACTTAGAGCAACTAGGTATCTTCCGTAATGTCAGCGATGTGCTGATGGAGTCCAGACTTacaccagttttttttgtcgaagcCTATTCATAC GCTCGTGAACTAGGTTCTCTGGATCACCTTGATCTCCTCTCAACTGTGTTCGACCCAATTCCAATACTCTGTAATGAAACGATTTTCAACGAAAGTTTTGTGCTGCCGCCAAA TGCCAGTCTTTCTGCCGAAGATCGTTCTTCCCTTTGTGATGTCTCACCTCTGGCTTTTTTAAGTATGTTTCGAATGGATCACTTGCAGAATTTGGTTACGGGATCCTCC AGTCCTTCAAATAACCACACAGAAGAAACTGGCTCGATTGCGGATTTGCTCCGGCTCTTTCTGACCTCTGCTCAACTTCTCGTACAGCAACCGCTTTACGAGGGATTTCTGAAATGGAGCGACTCTCTTCCTATgtcattttcaaacatttcgtCAATGATATTCTGTGGCGCTAATCCTTTCG aaaccTCAACGGAAGGACTTGGACCGCTGTCGCCAAAAGTGGAGACACCTTTCGATGAACTTAGGAAGGAACTTGTTGA ATTTATTGAGAAGATCGTACCTGGTCAACAGGAGCACGACAAGCGGTTCTGTCATGGTGTATGGGTTCGTGATG ATATGAACTGTTCTTCCCTGGAATCGGCTGTCATGCAGAGACTTCGTCCAATCCTGACGGGCTATATCCTCGTCGCTCCACAGTCTCCAGTCGTTGAAGAGATGATAGACATa TTGAACAACCCTCTGCGTCTCCTGGATTTTCTCCGTAAAAAGCTGTACGAATATCCCGAATTGTCAGATAATTTGCAGAGTGCGTTTTACGAAAGTGATCTGCGTGCCGCTTCTATG AATATTCTGGAATTCATCCGAGCATCCCATAAACAGCATCCAGAGTGGCTAAAAAGACTAGAGTTTGTACTTGGACACATCTTCGGTCCTCCATCGGATCCGTACTCATTTGGAGCCGTCACGAAGAATCTCACTGCGACTGTCAACAAATACACCACG TGTTTTCTCACCGATCGATTTGTGACAGTTGCAAATGAATCTGCTATGGAAGAAGCTGCAGTGTGTTTGACAGAGTATCAACAGTATTTCACCGGCATTGTCATTGTCAACATGACTGACAATGCTACGGAGTTTGAATCGCTCACCACATACAAGATTCGCCATTTGTCCACTCTCGTTGACA ATACATATTCCTATGCTGACAGCCCTCGACGAATATTTGACAGAAATATGCCCTTCAACGACCTAAAATATCTAACGTATGGATTCTCTTTTCTACAAG AAGCCATTGATCGTGCGATCATCTCAATGCGATCGAACTCCTCTCATTCCTTAGGGATGTACTCCCAACAAGAGCCCTATCCATGCTTATCTTACGATAC atttaatgtttctgttttcctgGGGCTCTTTGTGATTCTGTCTTACATAATACCGGCTGCTTTACTGGTGAAGAATATCGTCTACGAGAAAGAATTGAGGTTGAAG GAACAGATGAGAATCATGGGTCTGGGTGATATGGTACATTTGTGGTCGTGGGCTATCATATCTCTCGTTCTCAACCTTACCAGCACATTTATCATCGCTATAATTGTAAAG TACGGCCATCTCTTGACCGCTGATTTTTCGCTGGTGTTCGTGTTTCTGTCCTTATTCGTCATCTCCTCCATAGCTTTATGTATCCTGCTGTCGACGTTCTTCTCCAACGCTAATATCTCAACGGCTGCTACATGTCTGATTTACTTCctgttcttctttcctttccaacTCAGCGTCAAAGCCAAAAACAAGGCCTTCACTCAGTTCACT ttGATTTTCCCTCAAACCACATTGGGTTACGGAATGACTATGTTGGCCCTCTTTTCCGACGTTGATCAGGCGACGTGGTCATACCTCAGCGGCATCTATCTTGATG CGTATGCGGTTGGACTGACTGAATGCATGATAGCTTTTGCTTTACAAACCGTTGTTTTTATAATATTAGCCTGGTACAAAAGCGCCGTATCGCCTg GGATTTATGGCGTGTCCTTACCCTGGCATTTCTGCTTAACTAAAAACTACTGGTTTCCTAGTTCCGTTGGTGTGTCGGACTACAGTTCAACATTTGATTCCCAGCCAG CAGGCGACACTTTTGATGTTGAACCGACCTATTTGAACATGACAGTCCATATCACTGGCATGAGCAAAATTTACAGCAATGGGACCAAGGCG CTCGATCAACTCAATCTGCGTCTTTACGAGGACCAAATCACGGCCCTCTTGGGACACAATGGTGCGGGTAAAACGACGACGAT GTCAATCCTTTGCGGCTTGTACTCTCCAACTTCTGGATCTGCGTTCATTTATGGGAGGGATATTAGGACAGAAATACAACGAGTCAGAGATATTCTGGGAGTATGTCCGCAGTACAACGTACTGTTTTCGCT TCTAACGGTATCGGAGCAGCTCAAACTCTTCGCAGCTTTGAAGGGGACACCAGACTCGCAACTTAAGCAT GAGGTTACCGAAATCCTCAATGCTGTGTCACTAGTCGAAAAAGCAGATGCGCTTGCTAGCACGCTTTCAG GTGGGATGAAGCGTCGACTGTGTATTGGAATTGCACTCGTAGGCGGTTCTCGTTTTGTGATTTTGGATGAGCCAACAGCCGGTGTGGATGTGACTAGTCGACAAGAAATCTGGACACTTCTacagaacaataaaaaag GGCGCACAATATTGCTCTCCACTCACCACATGGATGAAGCGGATATCCTGGCTGACAGGATCGCGATCTTATCCGAGGGTCGTCTCATCTCACTTGGAACGTCCATCTTTCTGAAGAATAAATTCGgggattcttttcaaatttttgcttgCAAAAAG GAGCGTACAATCGACTACAGAGCAATCGTTGCTCGAATCACTACCGAAGCATCGATACCTATCCGATTGAGTGATGAAACGGAGGAGGAGCTGGTGTTCTC AATCCCAATAGCAACGGATTCGCACAAGCTGGAGaagtttttcacattttttgacTCTCAAAAAGATCTGTACCTTATTGGTGAATATGGAATCTCAGCTCCAACTTTGCAAGAG ATTTTTGTTCGATTGAGTCCACAAAGGGAGTACATTGTTCCTCGCCACAAAGCTGGTATTCTCGGAAAACTAAGACGAAAACTTCATGCAAGCCAGGTAGAGGCTGATCAGCAACAACTTGTGAGGACTCCAGCGTCAGCAAATGAAAACGTCGATGCGGGTAGCAGCAGAGGAGTGCCGCCAGCAGTGTTCGAAGATG AGCTCATGCCACCTCTATTGTTTGGATGGAATCTAACGAGAAGCCACACAAAAGCTATTCTGAAGTCCAGATGTCAGTACACCATCCGCAGCAAAAAGCACATCCTCTTTGAG GTGATTCTTCCAATTTGCCTTCTCTTTTCCTGTGAGTTGTACGCAAAAATACAATTCTCTGGTACAACGCCTTCCTTAGTCACCTCTCAACCTCAATTGCCGCTAATAGAAGAAATGTATGGTAACGATAGCTACAGTTACGTCAG TTTATGGGATCGTGATCCGTCTTCTGTTTCTTACCAGATCATGAAGTCATTTGAGGATTCACCCAATATGGGAACTCGTTGTGTTAATAATGTCCCTGTTTTTAGAAG ACAACCAGCCAGCGGATGCGACTATGAGGGGGGAAATGGGACGTTCAACTGGAATGCGAATGAGACAGATACCCCGTATAACGAGGATTTAAACTGTCAGTGCTCTGCAAGCCACACGTGGAATTGCACTGCT GAAGACTATCCGTTGGATTCTTTACCGTCTCTCGTGCTAAACACAACAATGCAAGTTTGGGACTTGTCGTATAGGAATATTTCGCAGATGAGGATGGCAACTCGATGGACTTCCAATGAAACAGATGACATATTCCCCAT ACTGGGTGGGTTATCTCTTGGCCACACCAGTCTCCGAGCCAGATCCTCAGCTGACGTTCAACTGGGAATTCAAGGATGGAGTGCACTAGTTGCAG GCTTGAATGAATCTGCTTTTGTACTCAATGTGAACATAACGAAGTCGGAAGCTCCCCAAATATATGATCCATTCCTGAATAACATGACCATGACCGATTTTGTTGCTAGGGTGCTTGGATCCATGGAAACGCAACAAAATGTGAAG GCTTGGTTCAACAATAAGTTCTACACTACTCTACCAGTTTACACCAGTTTCCTTAGCAATGCATTGCTTAGAATCGAGGCGGAGAGTGTAG ATCCTTCGGACCTTGGTATCATCACAATCAATCATCCGATGAATCAAACGGTTAGGAGTAGTTTCGACTCTGAGGGAAG CAAAAAGTTGATAGTTTTTCGTATTGTGCTGATTATGCTGGTTCTTTGTGTGATACCAGCTGGATTCACTGTATTTTTGGTTGAAG ATCGAATTTGTGATGCTTTCCATCTGCAGCTGGTGAGCGGATTATCAAGGCGAACGTACTGGATTGCCGGATATTTTTTTGACATG ACTATCTATATCGTGTCGTTAATCATAATCCTTCTTATCTACGTCATCTTCGATGTCAAGGAATTTGCCTATAGCTTTGAGGCCGTTTGTTGCTTCTTCTTAGTCTTCCTTCTATATGG GTTTTGTGCGGTTCTTTGGGCTTACGTCTTACAACGTCGTTTTGAAATCCCAGCGCTTTCCTTCGTGTTAATATCCATAGGCACCTTCTTTGTTGGTATTGTTGCTTCACTTACGGTAATGGTTATCGAGCAGCTAATGCAGAAG GACCCAACATTGGTGACACCTCACACGATCTGTTCCATGGTGTTCTTGATTTTTCCGCAGTACAATCTAGGAATGGCCATCTTTCGCGGCAGTTTTGTGTTTCAACTCATTCAGATCGGTGAAAATTACTTAA AAGAACTGCATCGAACTGATCTCCTGTCTTCGCTGCCGATTCCATCTCTTCTTGAGTGGAATCTCATGGGAAAGCACTGCTTATGTCTTGTTATCCATATTCTTGTGGCTGCTCTAGCGTTGTTTGTGCTGGAAAATGAATCCTTTGGATTCCTCAG aaaatgggaaaaagtCCGAACAAAACGATTGCTTGAGACTAGCAAGGGAGTGTCGGATGATGATGTGATCgcagagaaaacaaaagtggATGAGATTGAGGATGCTGAAGAAAATCCATTGATTGTGAAGGATTTAGCCAAG GCGTATTCCCGAAACAGTCTTGCTGTGCGGAATGTTTCGTTTGCTGTGGATCGTGGAGAATGCTTCGGATTGCTGGGACTGAACGGAGCGGGAAAAACCACTACTTTCGCCATGTTGACGCAAAAAATTCGCCCAGGCACAGGAGCTGTCCACATACATGGCAGACG GTTAACTAGTGGAGATCGATCATCGTTCGACCAAGTCGGCTACTGCCCTCAGTTCGATGCTTTGAATATGAAGCTGACCACAAACGAGAACATTGAACTTTTTGCAAGAATTCGTGGAATACCGGAAGCGCATATCAAACCG CTTGTGTCGAGACTTCTCGTGTCTCTTCACTTAAGCCCTTATTCCGCAACTGTCACTTCGGCACTCTCTGgtggaaatagaagaaaattatctGTGGCCATCGCTTTGATTAGTCATCCATCACTTGTTTTGCTT GACGAGCCGTCAGCAGGCATGGATCCAGGATCACAGCAATTTCTATGGAAAGTGATCGATCAATTGAGGAAGTCAGGAAAAGCAGTG GTGATCACCTCCCATTCCATGGAAGAGTGTGAGGCGCTCTGTACAAGAATTGCCATTATGGACAAAGGACAGATTCGTTGTATCGGAAGTAAACAACATCTTAAGAATAA ATTTGGCGAAGGACATTCGCTGACGGTGAAGATGAAATGTCAAAGTGATGCGCGACTTGCGGCTGAATTCATTCTTGCACATCTCAAAGGTGCGAAGATAGAATCCATCCATTGCTCGACACTCTTTCTCCATGTTGACAGAGAAATTTCCACCATATCCGGGATTTATCGGGTTGTCAACCAG TTAAAGAAACAATTTTCCGTCGAGGACTTTTCTCTTTCGCAGTCAACGCTGGCTGAAGTTTTCCACGCATTGGCATCCAG ACTAGTTATGCGGGTATTAAAGAAAGTTGTAAGTGCTACAAATCGGGAACCatataaaaacagaaatataatTATGTTGTCGGTATATCATATCACAAATGAATTCTAA